From the genome of Pseudoxanthomonas sp.:
CCCACAGCGCGCCGGGCGCACTGCATGTGAGGGCTTTGAGTCACCGGGGATGCCGCAAAGATGCAACGCGGACAACGAAGGCTTGCCGCGGATTTAACGCCACGGTTACACCTGGAATTTTTCGACCAGGCTCAACAATTTCCGCTTGATGACAAAACCGTCAGCTTTACCTGTTTGGCATGAATGCCGGAAGTCGTCGCAAATGGCGTAGCGACGGGCATGTGGCGGGAGTGGCTCGTGTCGTTTGCATGACATGTTGCGACACATGGCGTTCAGATTTGCCACGTCGCAGGCATTTTCCAGACAGGTTTGCTTCATGAACGTCAGGCTTGGTGGGCATTGGCATTAACAACCACTCGGGCAGCCCGTGAGGCATGGCTCGGATTTGACGTTGCAAGGCGCTCGGTCAGCGGATGTCGTCCACGTGCGGGTCACCGAAGCTGCCACCGCCAGATCACGGTGTCAGGCGTGCTTGCCCATTGTCATTGCCGGGAAGGTTGCTGGCAGCATGTCGCGCACGATCTGCAGGACAACCTGTGCTGGTCGTTGCGTGCTGAATCTGCAGGGGCGCGGCGATACGGTCAGGAATGCCCGGACTCCGACTCCGGTACCAAGGGTTCGGCATGCACCGACGCGCGCGCGCCTAGTCCGTTGAACCACAGGTTCAGGCCGACACAGCCCAGCGTGGCCAGCAGGATGCCGCTGTGCAGCAGCGGCGCAAGCGCGGATGGCAACTGGTCGAAGATGGTCGGCGCGACTACAGGTGTCATCGCAAGGCCGATGCCGACCGCCACGATCAGCAGGTTGTGGCGGCGCGTGGTGAAATCCACGTGGCCCAGCACGCGGATGCCATTGGCGGTGACCATGCCGAACATCACCAGCCCGGCGCCGCCGAGCACCGCCGGCGGGATCGCCGCGACCAGCACGGCCAGTTTCGGAGTCAGGCCCAGCGCGATGAGCAGGGCGCCGGCTAGCACGCACACCCAGCGGCTGCGCACACCGGTGATCGCCACCAGGCCGATGTTCTGCGAATACGACGTGTCCGGGAACGCGTTGAACACACCGCCGAACAGCGTGGCCAAGCCATCCACGCGCAGGCCGCGGACCAGGATTGGCCGGTCGACCGGGCGTTCGACGATGTCGCCCAATGCCAGGAACATGCCAGTGGACTCGACGAACACGATGAACAGCACCACGCACATCGTGACGATCGACCAGGGCTCGAATTTCGGCAGGCCGAAATGGAATGGCGTGACCGGCGCCAGCCATGCGGCATCTGCAAGTCCGCTGAGATCCATGCGGCCCAGCAGCGCCGCCAGCAGCGTGCCGGCGGCCAGTCCCAGCAGCACGCCGATGTTGGCGATGAAGCCGCGCCCATGGCGCAGCACTGCCAGCACGCCAATCAGTACCGCGGCAGCCATGGCCAGGTTCGCTGGCGATCCGTAGTCCTTCGCGCCGATCCCGCCGGCGGCCCAGTTCACCGCCACGCCGATCAGGGTCAGGCCGATCGCGGTGATGACCGTGCCGGTCACCACGGCAGGAAACAGCCTGAGCAGTCGCCCGATCAGCGGCGCGGCCAGGATGCCGAGGACGCCGGCCACGATGTTCGCGCCGAACACATAGGGCAGGCCAAGCGCCGGATTGCCGCCGATGGCGATCATCGGCCCGACGCAGGCGAACGTGGCCGCCATCACCACCGGCAGACGGATGCCGAAGCCGCCGATTCCCAGCGACTGGATCAGCGTGGCCAGCCCGCAGCAGAACAGGTCCGCGCTGACCAGGAAGGCGGTATCGGCACGCGACAGGTGTAGTGCGCCGGCCACGATCAGCGGCACTGCCACCGCGCCTGCATACATCACCAGGACGTGCTGCACGGCCAGCAGCCACCAGGACGCTGCGGCTGGCCTGACATCGATCGGTGATGTGGATACGTGAGCTGGCGACACCGGGCGCTCCGACGAAGGCGATGCTTTGAACTTAGCCGGTGATGCTGCGTTGCACAATCCCGCACTTGATGCGGCGATCAACGGCAGTGGTCGTGCCTGGATGTCGTGGCGGGCCGGGGTATGGC
Proteins encoded in this window:
- a CDS encoding nucleobase:cation symporter-2 family protein: MSPAHVSTSPIDVRPAAASWWLLAVQHVLVMYAGAVAVPLIVAGALHLSRADTAFLVSADLFCCGLATLIQSLGIGGFGIRLPVVMAATFACVGPMIAIGGNPALGLPYVFGANIVAGVLGILAAPLIGRLLRLFPAVVTGTVITAIGLTLIGVAVNWAAGGIGAKDYGSPANLAMAAAVLIGVLAVLRHGRGFIANIGVLLGLAAGTLLAALLGRMDLSGLADAAWLAPVTPFHFGLPKFEPWSIVTMCVVLFIVFVESTGMFLALGDIVERPVDRPILVRGLRVDGLATLFGGVFNAFPDTSYSQNIGLVAITGVRSRWVCVLAGALLIALGLTPKLAVLVAAIPPAVLGGAGLVMFGMVTANGIRVLGHVDFTTRRHNLLIVAVGIGLAMTPVVAPTIFDQLPSALAPLLHSGILLATLGCVGLNLWFNGLGARASVHAEPLVPESESGHS